A window of Serinus canaria isolate serCan28SL12 chromosome 27, serCan2020, whole genome shotgun sequence genomic DNA:
AACAACACATGGCTGGTTGGAGCCACCTGCACAAGGTGGGATGTTCATGGCGTGAGCCAGCGTGTCTgtggctgggggagctgctggtgcctcgggctgtgccctgctgcctgtgggctgCTCTGAGGGTTTGCTCAGCCAGGGGATGGGAGGTGCAGCTCAGCAGGTTTGTGCCTGCGGTACCACCAGCACGGCCATCCCACTAGTGGTAGAacccagtgctggggatggagggaggaggaagaagcaaagaagaaggaggaaggccTTAGAGGAGAGAGGAGCATGTAGGAGATGGAGCCACGTGTGCCGGGATGATCTTACCTGACTCTGGAGTTGTTCAATGGTCTGGTAGTAGGAGCTGTAGTCCTTGGAAACGCTGGGAGCTTGTTTCCTGTACCACTCTCGGATGTGGTGCTCAAGCTGAGCGTTCTCTTCCTCCAGCATCCGCACCTTGTCCAGGTAAGAGGCCAGGCGGTCGTTGAGGTTCTGCATGGTGACCTTCTCATTGCCGCTGAGCAGCAGATCCCCGCCGGGGCCGCAGCTCCCCGCGAAGCCCCCGCCAAAGCCCCCGGCGAGGCTGCCCATGCTCAGGCCGCCGCCGTAGCCCCCGCAGGCTGCCCCGCCGTAGCTGCCCCCGCCGATGACGGAGGAGGCGTAGCGCCGGCAGGACACGGAGGAGCTGCGGCCGCTGCTGCCTCCGCAGGCACCGCCACCTCCCCCTCCGCTCCTGTACGAGGTGCTGGACGTTCTCTTGATGCTGCAGCTCATGGTGAAGGGATCAGCTGGTGAGCCCCAAAGGTGCAAAGCTGTGCACAGCGAGATTCAGGAAAGCAAAGTGCAGCGGGCTGTCCTTGCTGGTGGCTATTTATACCTGCCCAGGTGGGTGTCACCTGCCAGGCAGTCCAGCTTCCCATGGGATTTGCCAGCCATAGTGCTCATGCAGAAAGTGATGTGCTAAGGGGAATTTCTTTTGGGGCTTGGGACAGCCCTCCCCCCAGGTACTGGGTTTGCATGCTGATTCACACCAAGCCTCCACTGCAATTTCGGGTGGGTGGCTGTGAGTTAGATTTTGTTGGAGATAGTTCGTTGCTGGCTACTTAGTGAGTGAGACTCATTTTAATAGTTGTTCTTTGTTCTTTggagtaattttcttttgtcctgAAAACAGGTGGTGAAAGCACCACCTAATCACTCTGCTTTAATTTCAGATTTGGAGAAATATGAACTCAAGCACCCTTCGTGTGAGGCTGGTTCAAATTCGCCTCGGAACTGCCACTTCTGGAAACAGAATCTCTTAAGAATTTAGGTTTTATGACAGAATCTAGAGTTCAGGTTTAGAATTTCTTTTCCCTAGAAAAGAAAGCTCACTGTGGGCAGTGTCTCTCAGAGTACTTAGTGGTAAATCACCATTACcagcagctgtgttttctgttctcACCAAACTCTGGTGGTATCAGTTACAAGAAATCCTCCTGTCTTATGCTCTGGTATGCATGCAGTAATGCCATTTCAAAGTTGTgagtttttaaacatttttttgcatatttccAATCACTCAGAGGTTATCTTAAACTGAAATATGTATGTGAAATCTATATGGCTGCATTGGCTGTACcctgggagaggaaagaggatTTGGCTTGGCCAGATAGAGGCTGAGATTGTTATCAGCTGGTTCTTGAGGAAGGGTGTACCAGGGCTGTTTGAAATACAGAACAATTCTGTTGTCCATCTAGGAAAGGGCACAGTCTGGTTTTGAGTGTGTTTGGGCTGGAAACTAAGGGGAAGTTTTTAACTATGGGAGGCAGAAGGGTCTTGAAGAGTTTCTattgcaggagctgtggatggAAGTGAGAGTTTCAAATCTGATCTCAGTCAATTGATGTTGGGGATTTTATCCTTGTATAACAGTCAGCTGTGGTGACCCTCTAGATCCCCCTTACCTTCAGTCTTTTGTCCCTTGGTGCTGCACCACTGCACCATGTTGGTAAGGGGGCAGATTGTGATAAGCCCttctttggaaaggaaattttccctttaagtaatttttggaaaatgtgaattttaaatcTGAAAGACAAGTGGTCTCATTATGTGAGGTTTGAACTTTGATGGAAATCCATCTCTACTTGGAAGTTctaatttactctttttttttggtggtttctCCATTTATGCTGTTACTTACACAAACCCTGCAGTTGTGGCTcaagcaggaatttttttcttagccATAGTGATTATGAGATCCATAAAGTTACTAATGTGTGTTATGGCTGACTGAAGGATCATGGAAAACCATTCACCCTGTTTCTTGACACACCACCACCCCCATATCACAGATCCTTTGATCTACATAATTGTGATTGTTGTTTTATTGGTAGCTCTCTAATTATCCACACGTCAGAACCAGGTGCTTTGCATATGTTATTGAGACTGAGtcatctttattaaaaaataaaaattattttctcacagGGTGTGATTCCTTAGTCATATTTTCCTCATTAGATTGTTGAAATGCACTTTTATTCTCCCCTATGAGAAGTTTATTGCTAGTGCCAGAGGTGTTGATTTTATATCTCCTTCTCAGCATGGTTGCATCACAACACCCGGCCCAACAATTTCTGACATTTCCCAATGCTGTAATTTCATACTGTCACCAGGtgccttttctctgtctctctgttcctctcttcttttttgaATAGGTGATCTAACCATCCTTACTGCCATAACTGTATCCCAAACATTTCATCTCTGGACTGTTCTGTAACTTGGGGGTAGTTCCTTGTCTCCATGTGCATTTCTGGCCACTGTCCTGTGGACATGGCTCTTGGGCCGAGTTGGCTGCTGTGAGTGAGTTTGGACCTGCTGATTTACTTCACAAGCCAGAAGAGCCAGGGCTGTTCACAGCCATCATCTTTCACAATGACAGAAGCAGGTCAGACATGTTCTGCTGTAGAAGATGTTGAGGCTCCTCAGCCATTCAAGGTGCTGTAAGAGCTTTGAAATCACATTCTCCCCTGGCAGACCTTTTGCTCCAGTGAGCACCAGGGACCTCTGCAAGTCAGAAGTTTTTTGAAGTAGGAGTGCTGTGAATCCTTTCCAGTGCTGTTTACTCATTGGTGAAGTTGGATGCTCCAAATTGGCAGAAGAACCAAAAGCAGCCTGTGGTTTCCACAGAGGCTGTGATGCCATTACAGATGTATGATGTATGTCTTCAGTCACACTAGAGGGAGAGGACAATCCTAGATACAATTACTGGTAATTAATTGTTTTACAGTAAATGAGTCAAATGTGGTCTTGGTAAGAAGAGTGCTACTCCCAAGAGTTTCGTCAGGAGCTCCATTTGTGCATTCCTTATCCATTGTCCTGCAGCATCACTCAACCTTTGCATTTGTTCAGTTCATTCAGAGCTGTAGGATTTCCACAACCCCTCATTCTGGGCTCATCCTCTTAATGTTACTCCATGGGGTGGGCTCATAAACTTGCATTATGTATAGACCTACAGAAAATCCTATTAAGTGTGAGCTATTTTAATTCCACAGCTCATCTAAATCATTACTCATAGTCCTTCCTACCACTGAAAAAGGACAAATTTAGAGATGTTCCCCAAGGGAAATTAAGCTCTTCCAGCAGAGGGATCCTTTCctgtttctccttctctttaCCTGCTTCCATGTGCTCCTGTTATCGATGATGGCAACTAATTGAATTCTAAATTCCTCCCTGCCAAAGCCTTTTTTTACCTATCCTGTAGATATTTTCAGAACACTAAGCAAGTGTTAAGAACACGGATGAGTGAAGTGAGCACCCGCAGCAGGCAGTGGTGTCAGGATACCTGATCACAGAAATAGCACAAGGTTTCTGGAGCGCCTGCCAGCCCTAGATGGAGGCTGTGGGTCTTGCTGTGTCTTTGGCACACCTGTGGTGTGTGTTGTCCCCAGGACAGGcctcagcccatccctgggtgggGGTTAATGCCCTGTGGACCAGCAGGAATGTGTGGAGGGttgtgctgtcagcagcaggacTCCACTGTGAGCTGATCCTGCTGTAGAGACTCCTGAGGACTCTTCCCAGTGCAACTCACTGCACCAAGACCTCACACTCCTAAATCAGCTCAGAAATGGGGACAgacactgcagctctggagttCCCAGGAGTTGTCTGGGTGAGGACTGCATTTTTGATCATTCTGATGCTTTTCTGTGCCTCTGGAACatcagaaagaagcaaaataacCTTTCAGTTCTTTAGTTAAAGACAGTCTCTGTAGTTTAAGGTTACAGAATCTGGATTTAAAAGATGTCTACTTCAGCTGCTTTGGCTACAGTAAATACAGCTGAGACCTGAGcgagctctggcagcctctaGAGACAAAAGTCatgtttgcatttgttttacATCACTTTCTATACAGTTAAAACCTGAAACGAACTTTTTATTCATTGCAGACAGGCTTTTATTCACACAAATTCCTGGTGCTGGACTTATAAAAGTCAGTTTTTCAGCAGGAGTAGAAAGTGTATTCTTTGTATACACACTGCAGGCTGCAGTCAggttgctgtgctggcacagccaaggCTTGTGGTCACTGAGAGAAGACCTAAACAAAATCAAACTCTTCTAAGTTGGTTGTGatgagaaaatgtttaattGCATTACCCTAACAGATCAATCCTTCAGTGTGAAATGAAATGGGAATTACTAGAAACCAGGTTTAATCAGTGGGGAAGGGACAAACAGGCACCTGTAAGGGATATATGGCTGATTTAGTGTATCTGGTGCACAACAGGCAGAGACTGAAAAGGGGCTTCACTGTGATCTTCAGCAAGCAACATATATATAAAGGAGCTGCCCTAATTAATTAATGCTGTTTCATCTCTAATTTTGTTGCATATTTTATGTTCTTAAGCtgtaaaatatagaaaataccCTCAGTGAAAGGAATGTGTCTCTCATTTCTCTTAAGGCAGAGTATCAGCCAGCTCTGTGTACTAACAGAATTTGGGTTCTTGGTGTTATATCAGtatttaaattgaaatttctATCATCAAACACTGGAATGTTTTTGGTCCATGACACTGAAGGGAACAGATCCATTTTCTTGCTGTCTGTTTCTCCCAACAGAAGTCAGCAATACGTCATTGTCTGTGCAATAGAAGGTGTAGAAATACTTGCAAGGAAGCCCCTTCATACTGGAACAACCTCTCCTGAGTCACACCTTCCTTCCCACAGTACTCTGGCTGTGATGAGATTAATGGACTCAGATAACTCACAGTAGTACCATTGGGCACAGTTTAGTAAATTAGCAGGTAATCTCCTGATAGTTACCTatcatttgtattttctttgtcctttcACTCACATAATTCATTCTCTTTAGTACAAGTGGCAAGACAAGGGGCCAGAAAGCAATCCCTTAGTGACCATTAAGAAACAAAATGGTAAAGGGTTTTTAACATctcagggaggagaaaaattgTGTCAAGAACTGACaacaagatttttattttcaaccTTATACCTCTTGCTTGTGAAGAGAGAATTCTACCAGCCTCACCTGGCAGTTCCCCTAGGCAGAGGCTGGCTGTGTCTCACCCCACACAGCCATGGTCACAATTCCTGATATTTCCTTTCACTCAGTGGTTGTATCCCAGCACTGTGTCCATTTTCCTAGTGCAGAATGGACTGTCCTGAGATCATGTACCCCATACAAGTCCACAGTCTGTATTTACTGGATGATTTGGATAAGTACCCGCATGAGGTTGgttcaatttattttctcagacaTGTTGTGATTTGAATTGCAGACATAAAGATTTATTAGAGCAGAGTTACCAGCAGAGTGTGAACCCTTTAACAAAGAATGAGTTGCCAAAGACAAGTTGAGTAAGCCAAGCattgcagggaggaggagggggtgctggggcaggtgACCAGGCTCTTCCAACCCCTTCCCTCGGCCGTGCTGCAGAAACTCTCGGGTGTCTCTTGCTGCCCACGGTTGGTGCATTGCAGCTGGACGGTGCCAGggtctctcctgctgctctaGCACACTCTTGACTGCcctgtgtgagcacagagcaAATCACTGCCTTGAGGGGAAGTCTGAGCATTCCTGCTGAGTGGAATTCTTACACCTGACAATGTTAGGAGCAGAGGCTCCATTCCCAGAAGCACTGGGCGCTTTCtcagaactgtattttttaattattccagTAAGCAAAGAAGTATTTCCCATGCCATAAagtttaaaactgtattttatatttaggcagagggaagagcagcactTGCTGTATTTTAACCCTTGATTCTGCTGCCACAGAGTAATGAGGTTTCTCACTCTTGGGCTAATGGACCTCGGAATCTTTCCCAGCCCAAACTACAAACCTTTTTCTGACCAAATATACTGTAGCCATTGGGGCAGATGTAACCCACTAATAATAATATGCTTACAAAGTATTGACTTACCTGACATTTCTCCACACTGGGAATGAGAGTAGGAAGCAGAATATGACTGGGAGGATTTTCCACCTCCTTGGAAAGCTCCTTGGGAGgctctgtaaaaaaaaagaacaacagagAATTAATCAAAACCCACTAAAACTGGATATTCAGTTGAAAGATATGTTGATGTAGCTTCAGGGGCAAAAAGTCTCTATTGGCAAATAAACACATGAGGATTTCTTTTTACTCCCTTGCTATAATATGAAATACATACACAAgatcctgctgcccctcctgcagcagtgcccgGTACTGCTGGATCTCCTGCTCCAGACGGGTTTTTATCCCCAGGAGCATCTTGTACTCTTGGCTCTGAGCCTCCATCTCACAGCGgatgctgctcagctcctcctccacGGAGTTGACCTGCACTTGGatttgctgcagcaggaagctgtAGCGAGAATCAGTTTCTGCCAGGGAGTTTTCCAGAGAGCTTTTCTGGAAAGGCAAACAGAGGAGTTGAGGAGCAGAGTTCTAGAGCTGCCTGCCCATGCCAAGGAGGGAAGGGCCCGCAGCTGCTGCCCACGTACcgtgctgagctgtgcctgcagttCGATCTCCAGGTTCTGCATCTCACGCCTCAGCTCGGtcagctggtggctgctggtCTGGatgtcctggctgctggaagtgACCTGCTGATTGACTTCTTGGATCTGCAGAGTCAAACCCCAGAGACACGTTCTGAGCCACAAGGAAGCAGATTTGCTGAATGACAGCTCACATCTCCAGGCAGCCTCTCTGTTTCAGCCAGTCCCAGTATCAGGGTgtctgggctgtgccaccaAAGGAGACTCCACTCTGGGCATTGCTACATACCTTGACTTCATACCACTGCTCCACCTCCCTGCGGTTCTTCTCAATGATCTGCTCATATTCATCTCTCAGTTCATTCAGGATCTTTGTCAGGTCTTGTCCAGGGGCAGCATTGACCTCCACGCTCACGTCACCACCAGTTTGAGACTGGAGCTGCCTCATTTCCTGCAGGGGgtgcagagagagagacaagAGCACACACAGGTCATTTGTTGTGCTGGGGCAAAGCACTGCCAAGGTACAAAGGAATGACAATGCCATGGCATAAGGGGAAATGGACTTGATATGTGATGGTGGGAGCCATGAAGAATCAATGGATTGTGTCTTTGGCTGTGCTATTTATCATTGGATCATACCTCCTCATGGTTTCTCTTGAGAGCAATCAACTCATCCTTCAAGGACTCCAGCTCAGATTCCAGTGAAGATCTAACCAGAGTCAGGTCATCCATGAGATTTCTCAGGCCATTGATGTCGGCCTCCACGGTCTGACGGATGACCAGCTCATTCTCATAcctgtgtcacacacagagacaaagaaatg
This region includes:
- the LOC103821608 gene encoding keratin, type I cytoskeletal 15-like isoform X1, which produces MSCSIKRTSSTSYRSGGGGGGACGGSSGRSSSVSCRRYASSVIGGGSYGGAACGGYGGGLSMGSLAGGFGGGFAGSCGPGGDLLLSGNEKVTMQNLNDRLASYLDKVRMLEEENAQLEHHIREWYRKQAPSVSKDYSSYYQTIEQLQSQIISATVDNNKMLLDIDNSKMTAEDFRMKYENELVIRQTVEADINGLRNLMDDLTLVRSSLESELESLKDELIALKRNHEEEMRQLQSQTGGDVSVEVNAAPGQDLTKILNELRDEYEQIIEKNRREVEQWYEVKIQEVNQQVTSSSQDIQTSSHQLTELRREMQNLEIELQAQLSTKSSLENSLAETDSRYSFLLQQIQVQVNSVEEELSSIRCEMEAQSQEYKMLLGIKTRLEQEIQQYRALLQEGQQDLVASQGAFQGGGKSSQSYSASYSHSQCGEMSGQSRVC
- the LOC103821608 gene encoding keratin, type I cytoskeletal 15-like isoform X2, with the translated sequence MSCSIKRTSSTSYRSGGGGGGACGGSSGRSSSVSCRRYASSVIGGGSYGGAACGGYGGGLSMGSLAGGFGGGFAGSCGPGGDLLLSGNEKVTMQNLNDRLASYLDKVRMLEEENAQLEHHIREWYRKQAPSVSKDYSSYYQTIEQLQSQIISATVDNNKMLLDIDNSKMTAEDFRMKYENELVIRQTVEADINGLRNLMDDLTLVRSSLESELESLKDELIALKRNHEEEMRQLQSQTGGDVSVEVNAAPGQDLTKILNELRDEYEQIIEKNRREVEQWYEVKIQEVNQQVTSSSQDIQTSSHQLTELRREMQNLEIELQAQLSTKSSLENSLAETDSRYSFLLQQIQVQVNSVEEELSSIRCEMEAQSQEYKMLLGIKTRLEQEIQQYRALLQEGQQDLVASQGAFQGGGKSSQSYSASYSHSQCGEMSGQSRVC
- the LOC103821608 gene encoding keratin, type I cytoskeletal 16-like isoform X4, whose amino-acid sequence is MSCSIKRTSSTSYRSGGGGGGACGGSSGRSSSVSCRRYASSVIGGGSYGGAACGGYGGGLSMGSLAGGFGGGFAGSCGPGGDLLLSGNEKVTMQNLNDRLASYLDKVRMLEEENAQLEHHIREWYRKQAPSVSKDYSSYYQTIEQLQSQIISATVDNNKMLLDIDNSKMTAEDFRMKYENELVIRQTVEADINGLRNLMDDLTLVRSSLESELESLKDELIALKRNHEEEMRQLQSQTGGDVSVEVNAAPGQDLTKILNELRDEYEQIIEKNRREVEQWYEVKIQEVNQQVTSSSQDIQTSSHQLTELRREMQNLEIELQAQLSTKSSLENSLAETDSRYSFLLQQIQVQVNSVEEELSSIRCEMEAQSQEYKMLLGIKTRLEQEIQQYRALLQEGQQDLVSCQGALQGGGQSRVC